TACAGCGCTCCTGGAGGAACGGCCAAGAGCAGCGTCGCTGCGCAGGTGGAGCACCTGAGGACCTGGCTGAAGGCGCAGGCTCAGTGACCTCCGCTGAACTTAACCTCAACTGTTTTTGAATCAAGTTTGCTGCTAGAATTTAGATTTTAGGTCAAAGTGACTTGAGAACCATGTTGCCTTTTCACAATTTCCCACCTCTTCTTTTTTAAGCACCTATGACTTGTTGGTATGTAAACAAAAGATGTTTCAACTGATCGTGTATCGACTGCAACGTTACAAACGACCCGTAAGAAGGTgacaagataaataaatgttactGAAACTGTCTGCAGCCTTAGCCATTAAAGGGGAgttctggtgtttttgttcGTAAATCATTCGTacttaacaaaatgtgttattcttTGGGGCAGCTACGCCCACATAAAGAGTTTGACATCATAacggaaacttttttttctgagatcaTTCATCGACCCGTCCACACCTGTGCAGACTCAGGGTGGTTCTGTGTCCCGGCTCAGAGAcgcttgtgttttcttctttttttacagtagAGACAAAAGCTGATATGTTTATTAATCAAAGTCATTAAAACGGCTTTATGGTAACATTGAAATATTAGTTGAGCTCCACCTTCCTCTAAAACGAAAAGTGAAGCGAGGTAAATGTTTTGATTAAGACAAAAAGTTCGAGACCAAAAGTGCAAAAGTTTAAAATTTCTGAAAAAACAGTcgagaaacagaaacagttcgTGATCAGTTTCAGAATCTATTGACATGAAATCAACAATCGGCATTATCACTTAAAAACCCCAAATGGATCATCGAAGCCAAATGATTAAAGTGTCAACGTTCAAAAACGTTAAATCACAATTCTACTGTCCACCTTTAGTTTTTTATAGATATCTGGCAGCACATTTCTCTCAAGACTGCATCTCATAAATGTTGATTATATACAAAGACAACAGATCATAcgcaggaaaacagaggaatgGTTGTTACTGTAGCAGATAATCACAGATACTTATGTACATCTTAGATCTAAATAAACACGTGTACAGAAGAAATAACAGAGTGTTGTAACTGTTAGAAGATTATAAAACTTATTCTAAAACCCCTAATTCTACACATTCTACACCAGACTCAAGAATCATGAGCTCACAcaattcatattcatttatatttcataacCACGGATATAAACTTCATCGTGGCAACAGAAGAAAGAACATCAGGATCATCTGGATATAACGAGTACAACTTTCAATCTTGAGCAAATTGGCGGGCAAAATCAATATtcttaaataaatgtacagcGTGGAGTGTAAATGGAgctaaatcaaaacaaaactcttgTCGGCTCGCGGAAGTTGTGTGGAAAAATAGCgacagcaaaataaaagcaacattcGGTTCAGCACGAGAACTTCTGTCAGCGGCACAACAGCCGTTCAGTGGAAGTTAGCGGGTCATAGTTTAATTAATGAGCATGAACATAAATGttgtttcactgtcacacaaGTAAAAGTTGTCTTTATACATACAGTagcttttgtcatttaaaaggtATCATATGCAGgatttttccccaaaacaatgtaaagaaagtaaagtaaaatctCTCGATCATCACTTTTAATGTACAAGaaatgtgagtatttttatgtgtttgtgctttaacaatcagaaaatattgtatttatttgattcCTACCAAAATTAAGTGACTGTTTACAAAGCGCGACAGAGAAATCCTGCATATCGTGCCTttaaatcagttgttttttacATGCTGAGTCAGTCCATCAGCCCCGTTGTCCCAAACACAACTGACAGAACACCGAACCACATGTGGATCGCGCTGGACAGAGCTGCGCTCGCCTTGGACCGGTACACCACCCTGCCGTCCAGAGGCTGCGTGGGTCTGAAGATGTCCGTCATGGGCTGGCCCGTCCAGAATCGACACTGCTTCACGATGGCGTCcagctgcagagcagaggaggaagtaaaGTCACTGATCAACGAGCTGAAGGAGTGCAGATACCAGAGGCAAACTCCAAGCTCCTGTAAGTGATTTATTGAACCATTTAAATGATGTCAAAACTCAGTTTGAAGGTTCAAGATGATGTCGTCCTGCTGAAGTGCTGACCCTGAgctttctgtctgcagctgctcacctgTCGACTGCTGATGGGCAGGGTCCTGTGAAACACCGTCCAGGCCACCGCCTGCTCACACCCTGGAGTCGTCATGGAGCCAACGTAGCGGTAGTAACTGTGGAGCTCCTTTGCTGATgggatgatgtcactgagtcGAAAGTTTGGGatcactgtgctgctgcctgaACACAGAAGCAAGAGGTGAGGAGTTAGAGAAACATAAAGGTTGTTTATGTTCTTCACGTCGAAGTGACCAAGCTCATACCGTTGTTTTGTACTCGACCCAAAGCAGCTATGACTGCATCCAAGTGAGGGTGATCGTCTGTCGATTCCTGTGAGGAAGACGCCGTCAGTATtgttgcacaaacacaaataataacTTGTATTGAGAATGCAGCGCTGTTGGAGATGAGAACATCCTGACGTATCACCTCGAACAGGAAGGCGAGCAGAGCTATACCGGCCATGTCATGTTCGGCCTCTGCCAGAGACCCGTACGGCTCCTTGATGTGGACGATGTGCAGCTggaagcaggaaacacaacaacatcacttAAAGTACGCTGGATTTCATTCTGACCTCTGTGTTAGGGGAAAGATGCTCTCCAGCAACACTTCTTCTCTTCCATGACAGGTTGTTGGCTCCTGTGTGACTCACCTCCATGGGGAACCGTTCTCCATCGATGGTGTGCTCTGATCCCGGTCTCCCACTGTCCCCCCAGTGGAAGTGAAACTGGGCGGCTCTGTAGTGACCAGGCAGAGCTCCTCCCGTCAGTCGCACAGACTGCGGTAGAATAAAATGAGCTACAGGGAACGAAGAGACGAAGAGAGAGTCAAGCGATATGAACAAACCAGCATCTGGTGACAAGTGGTGAATAACTCTTTGTTACCAGAGTGTCCTTTGTTTTCCGCTGTAATGTTATTTGTGTTGGTGTGGCCGATGAAGCTGAAGGGCGGCAGGGCGCTGTTGACGTGCACCTTGTTGGTGACGATGTTAATGGGAGACTGGCGTAATCCTCCACAGCTGGGAAACTGAGCCGCCCAGTGGGTCGGatctgaacaacacaaacagcagcaggaacatcATCATCCAGAGGTTTATATCTGAAAACATCTGCCTGTTGTGAGCCACAAACTGTAGAGCTGGGTcgtgtttctctgtggattcTTCACTAAGAGCGACACCTTTTCACGTACACATGTGTTCCTTTAACCGTGGACTGGAAAGTCTTACCTCTGCATGTGTCATCACAGGAGTACTGGCTCTGGTAACAccactgagctgcagagaaagcaCAACActcaggtcacacacacattcacacacagacacacaatatAATCCAGTTCAGGACACCTTGTGCCAAACAACGCGTTAATAACTGAGCATTAATTCTTCCGACTTTCACGCTCTATAAGCACAcagaggtttctttttttgtgtgtgtttgtttttaacgCAGTCAGCGATCTGACTGGCTGATCTgctaatgtgtttgtgttctgcagcTGAACTTTGAGAAGTCAGAGTTCAGCTCTCTCACACATGAGCCGAGATAATTATTAATTCTCACGTTACTAATCCCGTCCTTCAGTTGCCTTTTTTGTGCTAATCAGTTAAACATAAATTATTGCTATAGCTCTCATTTGAGCTGAATTGTCAGCAATGACCCGAGAATGATGTGTTTGAGTCACAGGACGAAGTCAGCGACCACCTGACCAGCTGTCGGATCAGTGCTGAGTTCGaggggggaaataaaaatgGGACAAAGCATCTTGAACATGAATAGTTCCAAAGAAAGCACATCAACAGCTTCAGTGTCCAGTCGAAATGTAAAACGTCCAACTGGACTCTAACAGACCCGTCTCCTCCAGAACATCTCAGAAAATCACCCGACAGAGAGACACTACAGGAGCGACGGACTCTGTGTTTGTAACATCGATGCTCAGTCAGAGTGGACGGTGTTTCAAAGCCGAAACGCTGATATACAGTAGATTTATATATGAATTACTGTGTAAATGTTCTGTAATTTGTGCAGCACGAAGGAGTTTATTAACTCTCTTTTCGATATGCAACCCTGTGTTATTTAATGACGGATAAATTACcttgtgccattttttttatgcagttttagaaaccaaaagtcaaatACAGCAGGTGacacaaacattcaaactgTCAAGTTTCCTAAACAGCAATTTCATGTTTATAGTTAACACTAAAATTAGATACTGACCTCTGAGTATGAGCTGGATATGaggtttgtttgattttttttttatctatttggTTATATTTTACTGCTGCAGGTTGAATGTTGCCCCTCCATAGTTTTCCATTCGGTctatttcccttttttctttctttccatgtgtcctttttcatttgattgaaTGTATCGAcctcatgttgtgtgtttggattgtttcctgttttattttgtaggattatccttcctccctcctttgcACAGTTTGTGATTCCCAGTCTTGGATTTTCACGTCTGTTTCCATCTGTTGCTCCTCGTGCTCACCTGTGTTTGCTCCCTGTGTTCCGTCCTCGTGTCAGCCTGCTTGTTATTCTTGCTTTCATCACCGGCCTTTTGTTTGTTGGATTGGTGATTAAAgcacatgttttattgaaaatattattttttttttttagattaatatCACTGCTGCATCAGCCTGTATGTTGCATTTGCTGTTGCGGAAGTTTAAAGCTGATTTTAAGTTAATATTATACTATTGGCTAGTTTATTCTACAGCGATACATCATATTCTATTAGATCGTTGTATGTTTGTAGTGTCGCTGTTCTTTTTTAGTAACATTCCTTCTCATATTTTTATGACcgtgtgttcaccagctaatcCACATCTGTTGTGTGGAAGTCAGTGGGATTGTTGTCTTCaaaggacaggaagtgaataaaaaactgcacatttagTATAAAATAGCATAAAATTAAATACTAGGGGGAAATACCTGTACCTGTGTAAAGTATTTGCGTAAATGTAGCCGACATAGTTTAACTCTATTGGTAATCTTAATACCTTTTACGTCTGTGTTTGTTATGTTACATGGAAGcattaataaacacagtgagATGTTAAACAGCCATTAGAAATGTGTCAGACAGGCTGGTTGTGTTGTGCACCAGCGGTTGTGATTACACTGATTGCGTTCAGCTGTAAGTGGATCAGAAAAGCTTTTCTCCGGCTCCTCCACAGCGCCGCGTTAAACGTGTCGGTCCAACAGGTGCTGATGAAGCCAGTTATTCTTGTGCTGCTCTCGTGTATTGTATTGCTGATGTGAATGAAACTCCAGTGTCCGACTCTGCCGGTGGGAATGAAGGGCGCTATAGAGAACCATTTAGCTAATATAGGAACAGAGATTAACCCCGCTGCCTCCCACAATGCCGTTCTTTGAAAGGGGACAACAGTTCTCACCAACTGAGAACAATGCACAGGTTGGAGGATGTTTGCTTTACTCCACCTGGCTCATACACCTGTGCCAGACTGACAGTGTGGAGAAGTCAAACCACAGACAATCCACCATCCAATCCAaccctccatctttttttccctttctctaGAATTACATGATTTGTTCTAATGAGCCAAAATGCTTCAgaaatatttcatctttttagGCTTTAAGGTGACAAAACATGTGTTTTAAAGGAATAAAATGACACGTTGTTCCTCTGACTAATGataagcagcagaaacacaaacaggacgCTCCTTTCTGCTAAAGTCTGACTCGGTCTGCTCAGGCCGTTAGCTTCtggtggctaacgttagctaacttaACATTGATTACTGTGTAATTTACACTCGTCAGTCCgttttctgactttttcagTGACTCCTGGGAACCCTAAACAATCTGCTTTTCAACAGAAGTGCGttgatttaaaggaacagttcaccccaaaattaaaATTCTTAACATATTAttactgatggaaagtcgggttCCGTTTCGTAGTCCAGAAAATGTAAGGCCTTTGTTACGCTGAAAACTTTACTGTAGCCGCTGAACTAAAAGTGTCTGAAGAAGATGCACAAGCTCAGCTGCGCCTCGTGAAAAATACTTTCTCAAATGAATCTGGAATCTGAAGGCTGTGGAGccataatctgtttttttccagctacTTCAAGGTTTTTTGCATTGAAGCTCCAGAGCTCCAGAGATTAAGAGAATCGTTGATCCATGGAACAACCGTTATAAACGTCCTTGATAATTATTAAATCTCTGCTTTGATACTGTAAAGCAGAAATGCTCAACATTTGGCTGTTCCAGCACCTCAGATGGAAGAATTAACTGCTTTTCCTTGTGGTGCATGAtagtaaattaaatgttttgggGCTTTGGCCTGTTGCTCACACAAAACTACACTTTTGATTGCGTCATCTGAgttttacacatattttttcaCTGTTCACCAAAGGTTAATCAATTAAttcagaaaataatcagcagagtAATAATTGGTAATAGAAATAAATGTTGCAGCTCCTCAAACCCCCGTCACTGGTTCATGTGTCTACAAATGTCTAAGATCAGAGAAAACCTATTAATTTACATGATAAGTGAAAGTTCAgtaacattttttatatttgagtgttactgaatgtttttcttctgctgtgtAGCTGTGACTTGTGGCCTTAATGAAATGCTGCAAACAATCTCTTCACAAACTCAACAACATGGTTATTTAATGTTAAGGTGAAATATGAATGAGTTTATGGTCAAAAACGTATAGAATATAAGTGAAAGTTAACTGAAGCAACTGAGGAACACATTACTTTtatatgcaagtgtgtgtgcgtgcgtgtgcgtgtgtgtgtgtgcgtcctaCCTGTGCAGTGCGACAGGAGAGAAAGCAGCGTCAGGAGGTGGACAGAAGAATCCATGATCAGCACGGAGACCAGAGGAGATCCTGACAGAATCATTTAAGTTGCCCTCACATACTGACTCCGAGCCGCTGATTGAGGGCGGGAGGGAGGTCATCATGAGTCTGACAaaaaggggtgtgtgtgtgtgtgtgtgtgtgtgtgtgtgtgtgtgtgtgtgtgtgtgtgtgtgtgtgtgagtgtgagagagagagagagagaaagtcacTTAAAGAAACAGCCTCCAGTTTTCAGGTGTCTAAAcggggacagacagacacctgGTGGCAAAATCAGACCCACCAGTCAgttttccagttgtgtttctgaGTTTCCTGTGAGTTCAAACCAAGTTATAAATGTGTGGTGGATTATTCACAATTTAAAGAAATTATCAAATTAAAGGGGAACTGCAGCTATTTTACACACTGAAGGTATACAGGTAAACAGGTCTTGAGTTGAACTGCGAGACTGATCAAGTGCCTCATGTAAAAACAAGTGAGTTGACTGATCACTGACGACTCCTCAGCTCTGGCATAACACAACCAAAACTCTGACTTAATGCTGAGTTGtcaagttgcattatgggtaatatAGGCGGCAGGTTCTGCCAACAAAGAAGCGTATCTCCAGTTGTGCTTCATTgattttgatgcttttttctGTGGTTCTCACTGTGGTACTGGGAATTAATCTATAGCATCAACTGGAGATGACACGATTATCAGAATGTAGAGAACTGATTACAACACAATAATAGTTGTATCATGTCattaatgaaattaatgaaatcacaaactcaaacatgtagacatatatttatttgaatattaatccaaaacagaaatacgtttttatttattatacgATTAATTACAAGACTGAGAGACAACTGCTGTTTAAAGattatcaaaacatttacaagGTTGCTTAAATTCGTTACAGGCATTTGGTGGTCTAGGcgaaaagaaataaaaacatccttCACATCCGGTTTGATTCTAACAGTCTGAATTAAAGGAGGGCTGACGGAGATATTGCACTGGACAGAAATGATCAATACCTTCAGGCTGAACGCCGGGCTTGAAATGGAATGGACACAAACTGAGGTGTAGGTAACTCCTACAtgataaaaacacttcacattACTTCAGTTTTCCTGTGAATGCTGTCATGAGATTTCCATTGACATCGAACTGTCAATCCTCCAGTAGTGTTTCATTATTTGACTTGTTAAAAACGAGCTAAAACAGAACATAGAAatgctgaacacaaacatgagagtCTCAACACGGAATTAAAAATTaccttcattaaaaaaaaccttctgaCACGGTTATTGAAACGTAAACTAGATTAAGGCAACGACCTGAACATTCACTGTGTCACAGCGGTCTTGTGCAGGTGCTTGAAATGTGTTGATCACAtgatgttttcttctcctcagtctgAAGGAAGCGCCAGGATTGTTGTCTGGGAAGCAGCGAGACGTCCTCAAAGGAGATAATTCTGGGAAGAGCATGTCCATGAGTTAGTCACTTCTGCATTCACACTGCTTGAAACTGACTGACCAGCATCTCACAGGTGAACTGTGGTGGTTCTGCCTCTTGGTGGCGCTGTAGAGCAGTGGATAATACGACACTCTCTGACGCCAGAacaacctcctcctcccgccTTGAGCACCGGCGCCAAATTGTAAAAAGCTAGTAGCATCCTGCCTAGAAGCTGTTGCATTTTACAcgtcaaacaataaaaaacaccacagtttaCAATTTTCCTCACTTCCCCGAAGAGAAAAGGACAGTAGAAGAAGAGATCTGTGCCTTCAGGCGGTCGGAAGGGGAAGAACATCTTAAACTGTGCTGATCAGTactgtgtgtgtccgtctgtgGCAAACACTCCATCACATGTCAGTGATGCTGAGGAGTAAATGACACGTGATCGTGTCTGTAGAATGAAGccattcaaataaaaagtcTTGGTTTAACAGGAGCTGAGGGTGTTAATGTTTATAGCTGACATCCACTGAGCTGACCTACTTTCTAATAATGAGACTTAAAGTAACTTGAAGTAACAGAAAATCCATCTCACTTTTATTATTTGGAACCTTTAATAAATTAAAGATTCAAAGCTCTTTGTGACAAAGATATTCaagtaaaaacatgaacagattGCCATCAGGTGGTCATTAGATCACCTTATAGTggcgtctctctctcctctgttactCACCTGTAGCACAACAGCAGCCGCCACAACCATGATGGCTAAGAGCGCCATCCGTCCCAACCAGCCCAGGTCGACGGTCTTCAGGATGAAGAAGCGGGCCCAGCCCAGTTTCTTGGGCGTGTGAGGCGGGTACCGCATGCTGTTCACGCCCTCCATCTTCAGCTGCTTGATGAGACAAGCGCGCAGGTGGCTCAGCTGGTCGAAGCTGAACTTGCCGTGGTAGCAACCCATTCCACTGTTTCCTGTTCGTGAAAACATGAGGAGGAAAATCAGACCGTTTGGTTGCAAAGATTACAAGATTTGTGACGTCGTTTATCTTTAATATATCTGAACGATTGTTAGTATTTAGTCAGTAAGAACTTTTTATCAACACTCCTGCCCTTCAGAATTTCCCCTTGCCACTGAGTGCAGCACTGAGTGAGTTCAGCAGTCAGTAAATAAGAAAAGGAGAACAATGTCTGTCAGTGTTCTTACCCACTCCACCGAAAGGCAGAGAGCTGACAGAGTAGTGTACGAGGCAGTCGTTGGCCAGCAGTCCTCCACTGGATGTCTCGtctctcattttatttatcacCTTCAGACCGATGAGAGAAGATTCATGTAACGCCCGAGAGCCTGAATATAAtaaatgtctgaatgtgtgttatGTTGGCCGTTAGCTACCTTGTTATCTTGTGAGAAGATGTAGAGGGCCAGaggtttctctctctt
This sequence is a window from Acanthopagrus latus isolate v.2019 chromosome 13, fAcaLat1.1, whole genome shotgun sequence. Protein-coding genes within it:
- the ca4c gene encoding carbonic anhydrase IV c; translation: MDSSVHLLTLLSLLSHCTAQWCYQSQYSCDDTCRDPTHWAAQFPSCGGLRQSPINIVTNKVHVNSALPPFSFIGHTNTNNITAENKGHSAHFILPQSVRLTGGALPGHYRAAQFHFHWGDSGRPGSEHTIDGERFPMELHIVHIKEPYGSLAEAEHDMAGIALLAFLFEESTDDHPHLDAVIAALGRVQNNGSSTVIPNFRLSDIIPSAKELHSYYRYVGSMTTPGCEQAVAWTVFHRTLPISSRQLDAIVKQCRFWTGQPMTDIFRPTQPLDGRVVYRSKASAALSSAIHMWFGVLSVVFGTTGLMD